The following proteins come from a genomic window of Corynebacterium falsenii:
- a CDS encoding DUF3151 domain-containing protein codes for MSDNGQQPTDKSAEQPKEQPKEQLRHNRDLFGAEQPEVRLPEELATSITADDAGASLEALQSLVAANLKDSGAWAALATRLLEADQPVEAYACARTGYHRGLDALRANGWRGTGPVPWDHTPNQGVLRAIGALAVTAHALQEEDEFIRCLNLLHDCDPFATDALGLGHLAS; via the coding sequence ATGTCTGACAACGGCCAGCAGCCCACCGATAAGTCCGCAGAGCAGCCCAAAGAGCAGCCTAAGGAGCAGCTCCGCCACAACCGCGACCTCTTCGGCGCCGAGCAGCCCGAGGTGCGCCTGCCCGAGGAGCTCGCGACCTCCATCACCGCTGACGACGCCGGGGCGTCCCTCGAGGCCCTGCAGTCCCTCGTCGCCGCGAACCTCAAGGATTCCGGCGCATGGGCCGCACTGGCGACCCGCCTGCTGGAGGCCGACCAGCCCGTTGAGGCCTACGCCTGCGCCCGCACCGGCTACCACCGCGGCCTAGACGCCCTGCGCGCCAATGGTTGGCGTGGCACCGGCCCCGTGCCGTGGGATCACACTCCCAACCAGGGCGTTCTCCGCGCCATCGGCGCCCTCGCGGTGACTGCCCACGCGCTGCAGGAGGAAGACGAGTTCATCCGCTGCCTCAACCTCCTCCACGACTGCGATCCTTTCGCCACCGACGCCCTGGGCCTCGGCCACCTGGCTTCCTAG
- a CDS encoding ABC transporter permease: MLPLALGEWKQFRRNKVIVFMVILVLIFIPLSTMGSVGGSDSPEKARVAAAFSLQLLLLMAVTYVLFYSVLSMATTRRDEGVLKRLRTGEARDRDILIAICMPSAVFVLIAAIVTPIIVMVMGSAPPVNVGFYILAVLCGIVLGATTGFITSTYTKNAEAAQVTSFPVVILAMLSLTMVRPFLPDALQVIGEKNPFGLMLDLVNIGWAGVVAPEPGENPMSKSFADTLREGGLVAIQLVVWCVALVYVTQRVMRWDPR; the protein is encoded by the coding sequence ATGCTGCCGCTTGCCCTCGGCGAGTGGAAGCAGTTTCGCCGCAACAAGGTCATCGTCTTCATGGTGATCCTCGTTCTCATCTTCATCCCGTTGAGCACCATGGGGTCAGTCGGCGGTAGCGATTCGCCAGAAAAGGCGCGCGTCGCCGCCGCCTTTTCCCTTCAGCTGCTACTGCTCATGGCCGTGACCTATGTGCTGTTCTATTCCGTGCTGTCCATGGCCACCACCCGCCGCGATGAGGGGGTGCTCAAAAGGTTGCGCACCGGCGAGGCCCGTGACCGCGACATCCTCATCGCCATCTGCATGCCGTCCGCTGTGTTTGTCCTCATTGCTGCGATCGTCACGCCCATCATCGTCATGGTGATGGGGTCCGCCCCACCGGTGAACGTTGGCTTCTACATCCTGGCCGTCCTGTGCGGAATCGTCCTGGGGGCCACGACAGGGTTCATCACCTCGACATACACCAAAAATGCTGAGGCAGCGCAGGTCACGTCCTTCCCCGTTGTCATTCTCGCGATGCTGTCGCTCACCATGGTTCGTCCCTTCCTTCCCGACGCCTTGCAGGTTATCGGGGAGAAGAACCCCTTCGGCCTCATGCTCGACCTCGTCAACATCGGTTGGGCAGGGGTGGTCGCTCCGGAACCTGGTGAGAATCCCATGTCCAAGAGCTTCGCCGACACCCTCCGCGAAGGCGGTTTAGTGGCGATTCAGTTGGTGGTGTGGTGCGTGGCGCTTGTCTATGTGACACAGCGCGTGATGCGCTGGGATCCGCGCTAG
- the fbaA gene encoding class II fructose-bisphosphate aldolase: protein MPIATPAVYKDMLDNAKENGFAYPAINCTSSETINAALKGFADAESDGIIQFSTGGAEFGSGLNVKNMVAGAEALAAFAHEAAKHYGINVALHTDHCQKEKLDGFVRPLMEISRKRVEAGENPLFQSHMWDGSAIPIDENLEIAQGLLADAQKANIILEVEIGVVGGEEDGVEAKAGDNLYTTEEDFEKTVDALGTGEKGRYLLAATFGNVHGVYKPGNVKLRPEVLDMGQKVAEKKLGLSEGSKPFDFVFHGGSGSEKEKIEEALRYGVIKMNVDTDTQYAFTNPVARHMFANYDGVFKIDGEVGNKKVYDPRSYLKKAEEGMSVRVVEACRDLHSFGTSVAK from the coding sequence ATGCCAATCGCAACCCCCGCTGTCTATAAGGACATGCTGGATAACGCCAAGGAAAACGGCTTCGCCTACCCCGCCATCAACTGCACGTCCTCCGAGACCATCAACGCAGCGCTGAAGGGCTTCGCAGACGCTGAGTCCGATGGCATCATCCAGTTCTCCACCGGCGGCGCGGAGTTCGGCTCCGGCCTCAACGTGAAGAACATGGTCGCCGGTGCCGAGGCGCTCGCCGCCTTCGCCCACGAGGCCGCCAAGCACTACGGCATCAACGTGGCGCTGCACACCGACCACTGCCAGAAGGAAAAGCTGGACGGGTTCGTGCGCCCCCTCATGGAGATCTCCCGCAAGCGCGTGGAGGCAGGCGAGAACCCGCTGTTCCAGTCCCACATGTGGGACGGCTCGGCCATCCCGATCGACGAGAACCTCGAGATCGCCCAGGGCCTGCTCGCCGACGCGCAGAAGGCCAACATCATCCTTGAGGTCGAAATCGGCGTGGTCGGCGGCGAGGAAGACGGCGTGGAAGCCAAGGCCGGCGACAACCTCTACACCACCGAAGAGGACTTCGAGAAGACCGTCGATGCCCTCGGCACCGGCGAGAAGGGCCGCTACCTGCTGGCCGCCACCTTCGGCAACGTCCACGGCGTGTACAAGCCCGGCAACGTGAAGCTGCGCCCTGAGGTTCTGGACATGGGCCAGAAGGTCGCCGAGAAGAAACTCGGCCTGTCCGAAGGCTCCAAGCCGTTCGACTTCGTCTTCCACGGCGGCTCCGGCTCCGAGAAGGAGAAGATCGAGGAGGCCCTGCGCTACGGCGTGATCAAGATGAACGTGGATACGGACACTCAGTACGCGTTCACCAACCCGGTCGCCCGCCACATGTTCGCCAACTACGACGGCGTGTTCAAGATCGACGGCGAGGTCGGCAACAAGAAGGTCTACGACCCCCGCAGCTACCTCAAGAAGGCTGAGGAGGGCATGTCCGTCCGCGTGGTGGAGGCCTGCCGCGACCTGCACTCCTTCGGCACCTCGGTGGCGAAGTAG
- a CDS encoding FUSC family protein, with product MDSDKPLSAREKWGEPAARLRPGVRAAARNVRRVAPVKGLMRVREGWIFALQCAIGAGLALWVAENVFQHHQPFFAPIAAVLSLGVSSGKKLRRGFELVLGASVGVGIGDLVISNIGSGYWQVSVVVFVAIVVATFVDKSPTVAFQASSTAVLIATLLPPGSSASFDRVIDALVGGVIGIVVMAVVPSSPLKPARREVSTLISKAALVLDDVATGMDRGSREKIATALRTARGTQTTVNALLQNVDGGSEAVVVSPVYWTARRYTKSMTRILVPVDNVMRNVRVLARRAETMIADGVTPPEEMIELVRGISDELGHLGALFAEGGTRGTREEAVEIPEIIRNLQRLAAGATLDIADNTGLSGTVVLAQCRSIIVDALQVCGFSRESALATLVPTVDKPWLPPEVRE from the coding sequence ATGGATTCCGATAAACCCTTGAGTGCCCGGGAGAAGTGGGGCGAGCCGGCAGCTCGCCTGCGTCCCGGCGTGCGCGCAGCCGCCCGCAATGTGCGGCGCGTCGCGCCCGTGAAGGGGCTCATGCGCGTGCGCGAGGGGTGGATCTTCGCCCTGCAGTGCGCGATCGGCGCGGGCCTGGCGCTGTGGGTGGCGGAAAACGTGTTCCAGCACCACCAGCCGTTCTTCGCCCCGATCGCCGCGGTGCTCAGCTTGGGCGTGAGCTCGGGCAAGAAGCTGCGCCGCGGTTTCGAGTTGGTCCTCGGCGCTTCGGTGGGCGTGGGTATCGGCGACCTGGTGATCTCCAACATCGGCTCGGGGTACTGGCAGGTCTCCGTGGTGGTGTTCGTGGCGATCGTGGTGGCGACCTTCGTGGATAAGTCGCCCACGGTGGCTTTCCAGGCGTCCAGCACGGCGGTGCTGATCGCCACGCTGTTGCCGCCTGGGTCCTCGGCGTCCTTTGACCGCGTCATCGATGCGCTGGTGGGTGGTGTGATCGGCATTGTGGTGATGGCCGTGGTGCCAAGTTCCCCGCTGAAACCGGCGCGCCGTGAGGTCTCCACGCTCATTTCCAAGGCTGCGCTGGTTCTAGACGATGTGGCTACGGGCATGGATAGGGGTAGCCGAGAGAAAATTGCGACCGCGCTGCGCACGGCGCGAGGCACGCAGACGACCGTCAACGCTTTGCTGCAAAACGTCGACGGCGGCTCGGAGGCCGTGGTGGTCTCCCCGGTCTATTGGACCGCGCGGAGGTACACGAAGTCCATGACACGCATTCTCGTGCCGGTGGACAACGTGATGCGCAACGTACGCGTGCTCGCCCGCCGCGCCGAAACCATGATCGCCGATGGGGTCACCCCGCCGGAGGAGATGATCGAGCTGGTGCGCGGGATCTCCGACGAGCTGGGGCACCTGGGCGCGCTCTTCGCCGAAGGCGGCACCCGCGGCACCCGCGAGGAAGCCGTGGAGATCCCGGAGATCATCCGCAACCTGCAGCGCCTGGCCGCCGGTGCCACCTTGGATATCGCGGACAACACCGGGCTTAGCGGGACGGTGGTGTTGGCGCAATGCCGCAGCATCATCGTGGATGCCCTCCAGGTGTGTGGCTTCTCCCGGGAATCGGCCCTGGCTACCCTCGTGCCCACGGTGGATAAGCCGTGGCTGCCGCCCGAGGTACGCGAATAA
- a CDS encoding ferredoxin, translated as MPKTPQPQNPQPRPTTNRESNTTPRAQQYRLQIDMTHCRARGACIDFLPSTLTDDYDGYPVARSARGNLRRGVPVAASDIGRARAAERSCPRRAVIITDITPPLQG; from the coding sequence ATGCCTAAAACTCCTCAACCACAAAATCCTCAACCGCGCCCGACCACCAACCGCGAATCCAACACCACACCACGCGCGCAGCAGTACCGCCTGCAGATCGACATGACCCATTGCCGCGCCCGAGGCGCGTGCATCGACTTCCTGCCGAGCACACTGACGGACGATTACGACGGCTACCCCGTGGCCCGGTCCGCTCGAGGAAATCTGCGGCGCGGAGTGCCCGTAGCGGCGTCGGATATAGGAAGAGCCCGGGCGGCGGAACGCAGCTGCCCCAGGCGTGCGGTGATTATCACAGACATCACCCCACCATTACAGGGGTAA
- a CDS encoding sensor histidine kinase gives MKLSRRNPATLAALTRLSLLGTALFVAVFGAVAYISYVVEYVATWPAVVAALLSAPACILGLLSMMWAPALRMESTPAELRRFAIVLRLETAVTVLGTAGGLGLVVWADLPWRWVGLLLCLWSSLFAGFAVIPWVSHSKLLTLAIVVALIYPAQWLGLLVLIWPVVGAISTWFSQWSFDALKSQQRSHEVESALQLSQERLRIAQELHDSLGQQLAAMSLKTQLAMAFADADDPRLHDELRDLQSLIRDSSEQMRDVVRGYRTVSSTVELEGARSLLESSGVEVKIAGELPDLGAEKDTMIGWFIREAATNVVRHARASWVRCDLTPQAITITNDGAGDDMRPLSGLEAIRRRCALMGARLSVARGDRGEFAVSVRWDGADEGDGVDAVGAGNAQTSGEEC, from the coding sequence ATGAAACTTTCTCGCAGAAACCCCGCCACGCTTGCCGCGCTCACTCGCCTCAGTCTCCTTGGTACGGCGTTGTTTGTCGCGGTGTTTGGCGCTGTGGCCTACATTTCGTACGTGGTCGAGTACGTCGCAACCTGGCCCGCCGTGGTCGCCGCCCTCTTGTCCGCTCCCGCGTGCATTCTTGGGCTGCTGTCCATGATGTGGGCGCCGGCGTTGCGCATGGAATCGACCCCGGCCGAGCTGCGCCGCTTTGCGATAGTCCTGCGCCTGGAAACTGCGGTGACCGTTCTTGGCACGGCGGGCGGGCTGGGGCTCGTCGTGTGGGCAGACCTGCCGTGGCGTTGGGTCGGGTTGTTGCTGTGTTTGTGGAGCTCACTGTTCGCGGGGTTCGCCGTGATCCCGTGGGTTTCGCACTCGAAGCTGCTCACCCTAGCCATCGTTGTGGCTCTGATCTACCCGGCTCAATGGCTGGGGCTCCTTGTGCTGATCTGGCCCGTGGTTGGCGCAATCAGTACGTGGTTTTCACAGTGGTCCTTTGACGCATTGAAGAGTCAGCAGCGCTCTCACGAAGTCGAATCCGCACTGCAGCTCTCGCAAGAGCGGCTGCGTATCGCCCAGGAACTTCACGACTCCCTGGGCCAGCAGCTCGCCGCCATGTCGCTGAAAACCCAGCTTGCCATGGCCTTTGCCGATGCCGACGATCCCCGCCTGCACGATGAACTCCGCGACCTGCAATCCTTGATCAGGGACTCGTCCGAGCAGATGCGCGACGTTGTTCGCGGCTACCGCACGGTCAGTTCCACCGTGGAACTCGAGGGTGCCCGGTCGTTGCTGGAAAGTAGTGGCGTCGAGGTAAAAATAGCCGGCGAACTGCCGGACCTTGGCGCGGAGAAGGACACCATGATTGGTTGGTTTATCCGAGAGGCGGCCACGAATGTGGTGCGCCATGCGCGGGCTTCGTGGGTTCGTTGTGATCTGACGCCACAAGCCATCACCATCACGAACGACGGTGCGGGTGATGACATGCGACCGCTGTCCGGATTGGAGGCGATCCGGCGCCGGTGTGCTCTGATGGGGGCAAGGCTTAGCGTCGCTCGTGGTGACCGCGGCGAGTTCGCGGTGAGTGTTCGGTGGGATGGCGCGGATGAGGGAGACGGAGTGGACGCAGTTGGTGCAGGCAACGCACAGACGAGCGGGGAGGAATGCTGA
- a CDS encoding ABC transporter ATP-binding protein → MSRAYTTGRQWFPGAAQRFLAVDDVSFTVQHQEIFGLLGTNGAGKTTTLEVLEGLNAPTEGTVEVFGRDPLKDRELVRPAMGIMLQSGGLPRELTVRETMTVWRGTCTHPRPTEDVLHDVDLVHRADVRVGSQSGGEQRRLDLACALVGDPELLFLDEPTTGLDPESRHRTWELLRRLNQGGLTMMITTHYMEEAEALCDRVAIMDGGKIHISDTVAELKSTVPAQITFACAPDALDQLVQGVRASGIVHSGQQVTVSTKALQEDALTVLSNAQRLGIALPNFAARPASLDQVFMQIAGEGVSAPLAKSA, encoded by the coding sequence ATGAGCCGCGCCTACACCACTGGAAGGCAGTGGTTCCCGGGAGCAGCACAGCGCTTCCTCGCCGTAGACGATGTGAGCTTCACCGTCCAGCACCAGGAAATCTTCGGCCTCCTCGGAACCAATGGCGCCGGCAAAACCACCACCCTGGAAGTCCTCGAGGGACTGAACGCGCCCACCGAAGGCACCGTCGAAGTGTTTGGCCGAGATCCGCTGAAGGATCGCGAGCTGGTGCGCCCCGCAATGGGCATCATGTTGCAGTCCGGTGGCCTGCCACGTGAGCTCACGGTCCGAGAGACCATGACCGTGTGGCGCGGAACTTGCACCCACCCCAGGCCAACGGAGGATGTTCTCCACGATGTTGACCTGGTGCATCGCGCGGATGTTCGCGTCGGGTCACAATCCGGTGGTGAGCAGCGCCGCCTGGACCTTGCGTGCGCATTGGTGGGAGATCCCGAGCTGTTGTTCCTCGACGAGCCGACCACGGGCCTGGACCCGGAATCCCGCCACCGAACGTGGGAGTTGTTGCGCAGGCTCAACCAGGGCGGGCTGACCATGATGATTACCACCCACTACATGGAAGAGGCCGAGGCCCTGTGCGACCGCGTCGCCATCATGGACGGCGGCAAGATCCACATCAGCGACACCGTCGCCGAGCTGAAAAGCACCGTGCCCGCCCAGATCACCTTCGCATGCGCGCCTGATGCCCTTGACCAGCTTGTTCAAGGAGTACGCGCCAGTGGGATCGTCCACAGCGGGCAGCAGGTCACCGTCTCCACAAAGGCGCTGCAAGAGGACGCGCTTACCGTCCTGAGCAACGCGCAACGGCTCGGCATCGCCTTGCCGAACTTTGCCGCCCGCCCAGCCAGCTTGGACCAGGTGTTCATGCAGATCGCTGGGGAAGGCGTCTCTGCGCCGCTAGCGAAAAGCGCCTAG
- a CDS encoding endonuclease/exonuclease/phosphatase family protein, which translates to MSKHLHVGLSAVLIAGGLLWLSTIIWPIHPTATWRWVPELQASAFLGAVVLFVGVGVLTSVRRGFVFGLVVLLALLVVPRIPAAFFSPDATTHTRVFALNTYFAGADDGQVAQVINELRPDIVFLSETNPEEVATVARGTGMIALTKADPGPEGADGVAALVTPQFGKESGAFGEMVTGVTRFQMPRVYAPLRDNSQFVGIHNVAPVGSDRSAWVDGLSRLTEWSNDKKKLVVAGDFNATRGHPGFREFALTSCTGHFSQTPTWPSSTPVIRLDHILTTGQCLDGGTVKVSGTDHRGVWADVTT; encoded by the coding sequence ATGAGCAAACACCTTCATGTGGGCCTCAGCGCCGTCCTCATCGCGGGCGGGTTGCTGTGGCTTTCCACGATCATCTGGCCGATCCACCCCACCGCTACGTGGCGGTGGGTTCCGGAATTGCAGGCCAGCGCTTTCCTCGGCGCGGTTGTGCTCTTCGTGGGCGTCGGTGTGCTCACGTCCGTGCGTCGGGGATTCGTGTTTGGGCTGGTGGTGCTGCTCGCTCTGTTGGTGGTGCCTAGGATTCCGGCTGCTTTCTTTTCTCCCGACGCCACTACGCATACCCGGGTTTTCGCCCTCAATACGTATTTCGCCGGGGCGGATGACGGGCAGGTGGCACAGGTCATCAACGAGCTGCGGCCGGATATCGTGTTCCTCAGTGAGACGAACCCGGAGGAAGTCGCCACCGTCGCCCGAGGGACGGGGATGATCGCGCTGACCAAGGCTGACCCTGGCCCTGAGGGCGCGGATGGTGTGGCCGCTTTAGTGACGCCGCAGTTCGGCAAGGAATCCGGGGCGTTCGGGGAGATGGTCACGGGGGTGACACGGTTCCAGATGCCTCGGGTGTACGCTCCGCTGCGTGATAATTCCCAGTTCGTGGGTATCCACAATGTTGCGCCGGTCGGCTCTGATCGCTCGGCGTGGGTTGATGGGCTGTCGAGGCTGACGGAATGGTCGAATGACAAGAAGAAGTTGGTTGTGGCAGGAGATTTCAACGCCACCCGGGGGCATCCAGGTTTTCGCGAGTTCGCGCTGACTTCGTGCACCGGGCATTTTTCTCAAACGCCCACGTGGCCGTCGAGTACGCCCGTGATTCGGCTGGATCACATCCTCACCACGGGCCAGTGCTTGGACGGCGGCACGGTCAAGGTGTCTGGCACGGATCACCGTGGCGTGTGGGCGGATGTGACTACGTAA
- a CDS encoding response regulator transcription factor encodes MQNGEAPVRVAIADDETLIATSLATLLSLEADIEVVATFGSGEELVNWARVHPVDVCVVDLHMPGIDGVATTERLCAAGDAAERPADIGVLIVTSHAQPQGMQRALAAGARGFVPKTASAKEFATAIRTVFQGRRYIDSQVAAAAFEATRSPLTPREKELLELVPDGQSVEQLAEVVCLAPGTVRNYLSSAMSKTGGANRFEAYKIAAEKGWI; translated from the coding sequence ATGCAGAACGGTGAAGCGCCCGTGCGCGTGGCGATTGCGGATGATGAAACGCTCATTGCTACGTCGCTGGCAACGCTGCTGTCGCTCGAGGCCGATATCGAGGTGGTCGCCACCTTCGGCTCGGGGGAAGAACTGGTGAATTGGGCGCGCGTGCACCCGGTGGACGTGTGCGTGGTGGATCTGCACATGCCGGGCATTGACGGGGTGGCCACGACCGAGCGGCTGTGCGCGGCAGGAGATGCAGCGGAAAGACCAGCGGACATCGGCGTGCTAATTGTGACCAGCCACGCACAACCGCAGGGGATGCAGCGGGCGTTGGCGGCTGGGGCGCGCGGCTTCGTGCCGAAGACGGCCTCGGCCAAGGAGTTCGCCACCGCGATCCGCACGGTATTTCAGGGTCGGCGCTACATCGATTCGCAGGTCGCGGCCGCCGCGTTCGAGGCCACCCGTAGCCCCCTCACACCTCGTGAGAAAGAACTGCTGGAGCTGGTGCCGGATGGGCAGAGCGTGGAACAGCTCGCGGAGGTGGTGTGCCTGGCGCCCGGGACGGTGCGGAACTACCTGAGCTCGGCCATGAGCAAGACGGGCGGGGCGAACCGGTTTGAGGCCTACAAGATCGCGGCGGAGAAGGGGTGGATCTAG